Proteins co-encoded in one bacterium genomic window:
- the proC gene encoding pyrroline-5-carboxylate reductase, which translates to MKDNYIVGLIGAGNMGEALIKGLMRSNLVRSYEILASDLAPRRVRYLEKAYGIHTTRKNHAVINACNTVILAVKPQDMESVCERIRHLITKDHLFISIAAGIDFKRLRKYLGAKPRIIRVMPNLPAVIDEGVSAIYCGPRMPERYRRFAHQVFQAVGQTVDVREERLMDVVTGLSGTGPAYFFAMMEAMDAAGVKLGLTPQMSRLLTLQTAVGAAELASQNSRSPRELRAQVTSKKGTTWAAMNHMKRKKFWKTMEEAVRAATRRARQLRA; encoded by the coding sequence ATGAAAGACAATTACATAGTCGGCCTCATCGGGGCGGGAAACATGGGCGAGGCGCTCATCAAGGGGCTCATGCGCTCGAACCTCGTGCGCTCGTACGAGATACTGGCCTCCGACCTCGCGCCCAGACGCGTGCGCTATCTCGAGAAGGCCTACGGCATCCACACCACGCGGAAGAACCACGCTGTGATCAACGCATGCAATACCGTCATCCTCGCGGTCAAACCCCAGGACATGGAATCGGTCTGCGAGAGGATCAGGCACCTCATCACCAAAGACCATCTCTTCATATCCATAGCGGCGGGAATCGACTTCAAGAGGCTCCGCAAATACCTGGGAGCGAAGCCCAGGATCATCAGGGTCATGCCCAACCTGCCGGCGGTCATCGACGAAGGGGTGTCGGCGATATACTGCGGACCGCGCATGCCGGAGCGCTACCGCCGCTTCGCGCACCAGGTCTTCCAAGCGGTCGGCCAGACCGTGGACGTGCGCGAGGAGAGGCTCATGGACGTGGTGACCGGCCTCTCGGGCACCGGGCCCGCCTATTTCTTCGCCATGATGGAGGCGATGGACGCAGCAGGGGTGAAGCTCGGGCTCACGCCGCAGATGTCGCGGCTTCTCACCCTCCAGACAGCGGTCGGAGCGGCGGAGCTCGCATCGCAGAACAGCCGCTCCCCCCGCGAGCTGCGCGCACAGGTGACCTCTAAAAAGGGGACCACCTGGGCCGCGATGAATCACATGAAGAGAAAAAAATTCTGGAAGACCATGGAGGAGGCAGTCCGCGCAGCCACCAGGCGAGCCAGACAGCTGAGGGCGTAA